A stretch of Mycobacterium sp. ITM-2016-00316 DNA encodes these proteins:
- the dcd gene encoding dCTP deaminase gives MLLSDRDIRAEIAAGRLALDPHDDSLVQPSSIDVRLDSLFRVFNNTRYTHIDPALRQDDLTTLVEPKEGEPFVLHPGEFVLGSTLERCALPDDLAGRLEGKSSLGRLGLLTHSTAGFIDPGFTGHITLELSNVANLPITLWPGMKIGQLCLLRLTSPAEHPYGSSAAGSKYQGQRGPTPSKSYLNFVKP, from the coding sequence GTGCTGCTCTCCGATCGCGATATCCGCGCCGAGATCGCCGCGGGCCGGCTGGCGCTGGACCCGCACGATGACTCCCTCGTTCAACCGTCGAGCATCGACGTGCGCCTGGACAGCCTGTTCCGGGTCTTCAACAACACCCGCTACACCCACATCGACCCGGCGCTGCGCCAGGACGACCTGACCACGCTGGTCGAGCCCAAGGAGGGTGAGCCGTTCGTGCTGCACCCCGGCGAGTTCGTGCTCGGCTCCACGCTGGAGCGCTGTGCGCTGCCCGACGATCTGGCCGGCCGGCTGGAGGGCAAGTCGTCGCTGGGACGGCTCGGGCTGCTGACGCACTCGACGGCCGGATTCATCGATCCGGGCTTCACCGGGCACATCACCCTGGAGCTGTCCAACGTCGCCAACCTGCCGATCACGCTGTGGCCGGGGATGAAGATCGGGCAGCTGTGTCTGCTGCGGCTGACCAGCCCGGCCGAGCATCCGTACGGCTCCTCGGCGGCCGGTTCCAAGTACCAGGGGCAGCGTGGGCCCACCCCGTCGAAGTCGTATCTGAACTTCGTCAAACCCTGA
- a CDS encoding TetR/AcrR family transcriptional regulator — MDAAGTRTRLIDAAIELFGRHSFAGTSLQMIADELGFTKAAIYYHFRTREQLLTAVVEPIFRQLETVVDAAETLRGVSARADAMLCGYAEIAVRHRALVSVLGGDPSVIRQLSTQPGWAELIERQMTLLADVEPGPGGLVKAAVVVGGIAGAVGPAWITIDDDDLLGHLVETGRRTLGLRAPRRSPTTDFTKGTK; from the coding sequence ATGGACGCAGCGGGCACCCGCACGCGGCTCATCGATGCCGCGATCGAACTCTTCGGCCGGCACAGCTTCGCAGGCACCTCGCTGCAGATGATCGCCGACGAACTCGGGTTCACCAAAGCGGCCATCTACTACCACTTCCGGACACGCGAACAGCTGCTCACCGCCGTCGTCGAGCCGATCTTCCGGCAGCTGGAGACCGTCGTCGACGCCGCGGAGACCTTACGCGGCGTGTCGGCCCGGGCGGACGCCATGCTGTGCGGCTACGCCGAGATCGCGGTGCGTCACCGTGCCCTCGTCTCCGTCCTCGGCGGCGACCCCAGTGTCATCCGCCAGCTCAGCACCCAACCCGGCTGGGCCGAGCTCATCGAACGGCAGATGACCCTGCTCGCCGACGTCGAACCCGGACCCGGCGGGCTGGTGAAGGCGGCCGTCGTGGTCGGCGGTATCGCCGGCGCCGTCGGGCCCGCCTGGATCACCATCGATGACGACGACCTGCTCGGCCATCTGGTCGAGACCGGGCGACGGACGCTGGGGCTGCGTGCTCCACGGCGTTCGCCTACAACCGATTTCACGAAGGGAACCAAATGA
- a CDS encoding SDR family NAD(P)-dependent oxidoreductase, with the protein MRTAVVTGGGSGIGRAIAQRLGADGYRVATLDLTASADDFSFAADVTDRAQVDAALDQIREQLGPIAILVNSAGLDGFKQFTDITFEEWQRVINVNLHGVFHTVQAVLPDMIEAGWGRIVNISSSSTHSGVPFMSHYVSAKSAVNGLTKSLALEYGQFGITVNAVPPGFIDTPMLRGAETRGLLGDINDTIAATPVRRMGKPEDIAAACSFLISEEAGYITGQLLGVNGGRNT; encoded by the coding sequence ATGAGGACTGCAGTGGTCACCGGCGGCGGATCCGGCATCGGGCGGGCCATCGCGCAACGGCTCGGGGCGGACGGCTACCGCGTGGCCACCCTCGATCTGACTGCCTCCGCCGACGACTTCTCTTTCGCCGCCGACGTGACCGACCGCGCACAGGTCGACGCCGCTTTGGATCAGATCCGCGAACAGCTGGGCCCCATAGCTATTCTGGTGAACTCGGCCGGCCTCGACGGCTTCAAGCAGTTCACCGACATCACCTTCGAGGAGTGGCAGCGGGTGATCAACGTGAACCTGCACGGTGTCTTCCACACCGTGCAAGCCGTGCTGCCCGACATGATCGAGGCGGGCTGGGGCCGGATCGTGAACATCTCCTCCTCCAGCACGCATTCGGGTGTGCCGTTCATGAGCCACTACGTCTCGGCCAAGTCCGCGGTGAACGGCCTGACGAAATCGTTGGCGCTGGAGTACGGCCAGTTCGGCATCACCGTCAACGCGGTGCCGCCGGGCTTCATCGACACCCCGATGCTGCGCGGCGCCGAAACTCGTGGACTGCTGGGCGATATCAACGACACCATCGCCGCGACACCGGTGCGGCGGATGGGAAAACCCGAGGACATCGCCGCGGCGTGCTCGTTCCTGATCTCCGAGGAGGCCGGTTACATCACCGGCCAGCTGCTCGGCGTCAACGGCGGCCGCAACACCTAA